From the genome of Streptomyces sp. V1I1, one region includes:
- a CDS encoding molybdenum cofactor biosynthesis protein MoaE, whose translation MASRYDHPGEQAANDPIRLLAIRDTPLSVDEVFAAVGDDAAGGTALFVGTVRNHDGGADVDTLGYSCHPTAEAEMRRIAEKVTAEFPVRALAAVHRVGDLAVGDLAVVVAVSCPHRGEAFEACRKLIDDLKHEVPIWKHQKFSDGTEEWVGAC comes from the coding sequence ATGGCAAGCAGGTACGACCACCCCGGCGAGCAAGCGGCGAACGACCCCATCCGCCTGCTCGCGATCCGTGACACCCCGCTCTCCGTCGACGAGGTCTTCGCTGCCGTCGGCGACGACGCGGCGGGAGGCACCGCGCTCTTCGTCGGCACGGTGCGTAATCACGACGGCGGCGCCGATGTCGACACGCTGGGGTACTCCTGCCACCCCACGGCCGAGGCGGAGATGCGCCGTATCGCCGAGAAGGTCACGGCGGAATTCCCCGTTCGGGCGCTCGCCGCCGTCCACCGTGTGGGTGACTTGGCAGTCGGCGATCTGGCGGTCGTCGTCGCCGTGTCGTGCCCCCACCGCGGGGAGGCCTTCGAGGCATGCCGGAAGCTGATCGACGACCTCAAGCACGAGGTGCCCATCTGGAAGCACCAGAAATTCTCCGACGGCACGGAAGAGTGGGTCGGCGCCTGCTGA
- a CDS encoding SDR family oxidoreductase, with protein sequence MSSPDPQVRAARNPSTQTSGRGSAGRGPVVAVTGAASGVGDLLTRRLAASEEIKQVIAIDERRGEVFEAQWHILDVRDPAIAEKLRGADVVVHLALNLDLETDSAARTAYNVRGTQTVLTAAAAAGVHRVVLCTSAMVYGALPDNDIPLSEDAELRATAEATGVGDLLEIERLSRRAPRAHPGLNVTVVRPAVLVGGTDTALTRYFESPRLLVVAGSRPTWQFCHVEDLVSALEYAALEKVDGELAVGCDGWLEQEEVEELSGIRRMELPSAIALGAAARLHRIGLTPSPAGDLAYTMHPWVVSVSRLHDAGWRPQWTNEEVLAALLEEVEGRHTVAGRRLGRKDATAAGAAGATVALLGTAALVRRARKARRRL encoded by the coding sequence GTGAGTTCCCCAGATCCGCAGGTTCGCGCAGCGCGAAACCCCTCAACCCAGACCTCAGGTCGCGGGTCGGCCGGCCGTGGTCCCGTCGTCGCGGTCACCGGTGCCGCCTCGGGCGTCGGCGACCTGCTCACCCGGCGTCTCGCCGCGTCCGAGGAGATCAAGCAGGTCATCGCGATCGACGAGCGCCGGGGCGAGGTTTTCGAGGCGCAGTGGCACATTCTCGACGTGCGCGATCCGGCCATCGCCGAGAAACTGCGCGGCGCGGACGTGGTGGTACACCTGGCGCTCAACCTCGACCTTGAGACCGACTCCGCCGCCCGTACCGCGTACAACGTGCGCGGTACACAGACCGTGCTGACCGCCGCGGCGGCCGCCGGTGTCCACCGGGTCGTCCTGTGCACCTCGGCGATGGTGTACGGCGCGCTGCCGGACAATGACATCCCTCTCTCGGAGGACGCGGAACTGCGCGCCACCGCCGAGGCCACGGGTGTCGGCGACCTGCTGGAGATCGAACGCCTGAGCCGCCGTGCGCCGCGCGCCCACCCCGGGCTCAACGTCACGGTGGTAAGGCCCGCCGTCCTGGTGGGCGGTACTGACACCGCGCTGACCCGCTACTTCGAGTCACCACGGCTCCTTGTGGTCGCCGGATCCCGTCCCACCTGGCAGTTCTGCCATGTCGAGGACCTGGTGAGCGCACTGGAGTATGCCGCGCTGGAGAAGGTGGACGGCGAGCTGGCGGTCGGCTGCGACGGCTGGCTGGAGCAGGAGGAGGTCGAGGAGCTCAGCGGCATCCGCCGGATGGAGCTGCCCTCGGCGATCGCCCTGGGCGCGGCGGCCCGGCTGCACCGGATCGGCCTCACCCCGTCCCCGGCCGGGGACCTGGCGTACACCATGCACCCCTGGGTGGTCAGTGTGAGCCGCCTCCACGACGCGGGATGGCGTCCCCAGTGGACGAATGAGGAGGTCCTCGCCGCGCTGCTGGAGGAGGTGGAGGGCCGCCACACGGTGGCCGGCCGCCGCCTCGGCCGCAAGGACGCGACCGCAGCGGGTGCCGCGGGAGCGACGGTCGCGCTGCTCGGTACGGCCGCGCTGGTGCGGCGGGCGCGCAAGGCGCGGCGGCGTCTGTAG
- a CDS encoding zinc-dependent metalloprotease yields MSDTPFGFGLPPEEPENGDEGKKKDPAGGGQGSGGPSPANPFGFGEGADNPFAAMFGSLNPNDLGAAFQQLGQMLSYEGGPVNWDMAKQIARQTVSQGTQDGTKDESVGPAERTAVEEAVRLADLWLDSVTSLPSGASTAVAWSRAEWVEATLPAWQQLVDPVAERVGLAMGDVLPEEMQAMAGPLIGMMRSMGGAMFGQQIGQAVGVLAGEVVGSTDIGLPLGPAGKAALLPLNIETFGKDLGVPKEEVRLYLALREAAHQRLFAHVPWLRSHLFGAVEAYARGIKVDTTKLEDVVGQFDPTHPEQLQEALQQGMFQPEDTAEQKASLARLETALALVEGWVDAVVHEAASRRLASADALRETLRRRRASGGPAEQTFATLIGLQLRPRRLRDASRLWASLTDARGVDGRDGLWEHPDMLPTATDLDDPDGFVHREQLDFSELDKMLGEAAGGGKPKLDKDTDLGKDDQGDKDDKDDKEQ; encoded by the coding sequence GTGAGTGACACCCCATTCGGATTCGGCCTTCCGCCGGAGGAGCCGGAGAACGGCGACGAGGGCAAGAAGAAGGATCCCGCCGGAGGTGGACAGGGCTCCGGCGGGCCGTCCCCGGCAAATCCTTTCGGTTTCGGGGAAGGCGCGGACAATCCGTTCGCCGCGATGTTCGGCTCCCTGAACCCCAATGACCTGGGCGCGGCGTTCCAGCAGCTCGGCCAGATGCTCAGCTACGAGGGCGGTCCCGTGAACTGGGACATGGCCAAGCAGATCGCGCGCCAGACGGTCTCGCAGGGCACACAGGACGGCACCAAGGACGAGAGCGTGGGCCCGGCCGAGCGGACCGCGGTCGAGGAGGCCGTGCGCCTCGCCGATCTGTGGCTGGACAGCGTGACGTCCCTGCCCTCCGGGGCGAGCACCGCCGTGGCGTGGAGCCGCGCGGAGTGGGTCGAGGCGACGCTGCCCGCGTGGCAGCAGCTTGTCGATCCGGTCGCCGAGCGCGTCGGCCTGGCCATGGGCGATGTGCTGCCGGAGGAGATGCAGGCCATGGCGGGCCCGCTGATCGGCATGATGCGCTCCATGGGCGGCGCGATGTTCGGCCAGCAGATCGGGCAGGCCGTGGGTGTGCTGGCGGGCGAGGTGGTCGGCTCGACCGACATCGGCCTGCCGCTCGGCCCGGCCGGCAAGGCCGCGCTGCTGCCGCTGAACATCGAGACGTTCGGCAAGGACCTCGGCGTGCCGAAGGAGGAGGTGCGGTTGTATCTCGCCCTGCGCGAGGCCGCCCACCAGCGGCTCTTCGCCCATGTGCCGTGGCTGCGGTCGCATCTGTTCGGCGCGGTCGAGGCGTACGCCCGCGGGATCAAGGTCGACACGACCAAGCTGGAGGACGTGGTCGGCCAGTTCGACCCCACACACCCCGAGCAGCTGCAGGAGGCCCTCCAGCAGGGCATGTTCCAGCCGGAGGACACCGCGGAGCAGAAGGCGTCGCTGGCCCGTCTGGAGACCGCGCTCGCTCTGGTGGAGGGCTGGGTGGACGCGGTGGTGCACGAGGCCGCGTCGAGGCGGCTGGCCTCGGCGGACGCCCTGCGCGAAACGCTGCGCAGGCGCCGCGCTTCCGGCGGTCCCGCCGAGCAGACCTTCGCGACCCTGATCGGCCTTCAGTTGCGTCCGCGCCGGCTGCGGGACGCCTCCAGGCTGTGGGCCTCGCTCACCGACGCGCGGGGTGTGGACGGGCGTGACGGCCTGTGGGAGCACCCGGACATGCTGCCGACGGCCACCGATCTGGACGACCCGGACGGCTTTGTCCACCGTGAGCAGCTCGACTTCTCGGAGCTGGACAAGATGCTCGGCGAGGCGGCAGGCGGCGGGAAGCCGAAGCTCGACAAGGACACGGACCTCGGCAAGGACGACCAGGGCGACAAGGACGACAAGGACGACAAGGAGCAGTGA
- a CDS encoding NUDIX hydrolase produces the protein MSLHDDAVLVLKSYEHQEELRQLYLDHLAAHPDGMWKACEAGHVTASALVVEPEHGRVLLTLHKKLGMWLQMGGHCEPGDATLADAAMREATEESGIRGLTLLPGGPVRLDRHAIPAPCHWHLDVQYAAMAPAGAAEEISEESLDLRWFAYDEVADVADESVVRLLDRTRTAL, from the coding sequence GTGAGCCTGCACGACGACGCCGTTCTCGTACTGAAGAGCTACGAGCATCAGGAGGAGCTGCGACAGCTCTATCTGGACCACCTGGCAGCGCACCCGGACGGGATGTGGAAGGCCTGTGAGGCCGGGCATGTCACGGCGAGCGCGCTGGTCGTCGAACCGGAGCACGGGCGGGTGCTGCTGACGCTGCACAAAAAGCTCGGCATGTGGCTGCAGATGGGCGGCCACTGCGAGCCGGGTGACGCGACGCTTGCGGACGCCGCGATGCGCGAGGCCACGGAGGAGTCCGGGATCCGCGGGCTGACGCTGCTGCCCGGCGGTCCTGTGCGACTGGACCGGCATGCGATTCCGGCGCCCTGCCACTGGCATCTCGATGTGCAGTACGCGGCGATGGCGCCGGCCGGGGCGGCCGAGGAGATCAGCGAGGAGTCGCTGGATCTGCGCTGGTTCGCGTACGACGAGGTGGCGGACGTGGCCGACGAGTCGGTCGTACGACTGCTGGATCGTACGCGCACAGCACTGTGA
- a CDS encoding AIM24 family protein, with protein sequence MQSPLFSYTEQQSQDRYVVQNPQLLRVALTGHDDILARKGAMVAYQGLVDFDGEYQTNNQRRARANTGEGLDLMRCSGQGTVYFANLAQYIHVVDVDNEGMTVDSAYVLALDSTLHTEVIAVDSQYGISGSGKYQLNVSGRGKVALMTSGQPLMMQVTPDKYVNADADAIVAWSSALRVQMQAQTHSSGVRRRRGNTGEGWELSFLGQGFALVQPSEVMPPQGTEIGQGLRAQYGVGQQGAHAQNQNNAWN encoded by the coding sequence ATGCAGAGTCCGCTTTTCAGCTACACGGAACAGCAGTCCCAGGACCGGTACGTCGTGCAGAACCCGCAGCTGCTGCGGGTCGCGCTGACGGGCCACGACGACATCCTCGCCCGCAAGGGCGCCATGGTCGCGTACCAAGGGCTTGTCGACTTCGACGGCGAGTACCAGACGAACAATCAGCGGCGGGCCCGTGCCAACACCGGTGAGGGCCTGGACCTGATGCGCTGTTCCGGGCAGGGCACCGTCTATTTCGCCAACCTCGCCCAGTACATCCATGTCGTGGACGTCGACAACGAGGGCATGACGGTCGACAGCGCCTACGTCCTGGCGCTGGACTCCACGCTGCACACCGAGGTCATCGCGGTGGACAGCCAGTACGGAATCTCCGGCTCCGGGAAGTACCAGCTCAATGTCTCCGGCAGGGGCAAGGTCGCGCTGATGACCTCGGGCCAGCCGCTGATGATGCAGGTCACGCCGGACAAGTACGTCAATGCGGACGCCGACGCGATTGTCGCCTGGTCCTCAGCACTGCGGGTGCAGATGCAGGCGCAGACGCATTCGTCCGGAGTACGGCGAAGGCGCGGCAACACAGGTGAGGGCTGGGAGTTGAGCTTCCTCGGCCAGGGCTTCGCCCTTGTGCAGCCCAGCGAGGTCATGCCGCCACAGGGCACGGAGATCGGGCAGGGCCTGCGCGCGCAGTACGGCGTGGGCCAGCAAGGCGCCCACGCTCAGAACCAGAACAACGCCTGGAACTGA
- a CDS encoding AIM24 family protein produces MNQQLAGFAPTPIAARMENHGRTMLKVAMASGQDLYARTGSMVAYEGFVQYEPNPPAVRQIASQWVTGEGAPIMKCSGDGLLYLADYGADVVVINLNNDSISVNGTNVLAFDAHLQWGVERVKGLAKLAGQGLWNVEISGTGWVALTSRGTPIVVDCGRGEDETYVDPDALVAWSPNLKVKGKRSFKASSLVGRGSGEAYQMAFSGQGIVVVQPSEDSTDRLRIRN; encoded by the coding sequence ATGAACCAGCAACTCGCGGGCTTCGCCCCGACCCCGATCGCGGCCCGGATGGAGAACCACGGCCGCACCATGCTCAAGGTCGCCATGGCCAGTGGCCAGGACCTGTACGCACGCACCGGCTCGATGGTCGCCTACGAAGGCTTCGTGCAGTACGAGCCGAACCCGCCCGCCGTCCGCCAGATCGCCTCCCAGTGGGTGACCGGCGAAGGCGCGCCCATCATGAAGTGCTCCGGTGACGGACTGCTCTACCTCGCCGACTACGGCGCGGACGTGGTCGTCATCAACCTCAACAACGACTCGATCTCGGTCAACGGCACCAATGTGCTGGCCTTCGACGCGCACCTCCAGTGGGGCGTCGAGCGGGTCAAGGGCCTGGCCAAGCTGGCCGGCCAGGGCCTGTGGAACGTGGAGATCTCGGGCACCGGCTGGGTGGCCCTCACCTCGCGCGGCACCCCGATCGTCGTCGACTGCGGCCGTGGCGAGGACGAGACATACGTCGACCCGGACGCCCTTGTCGCCTGGTCCCCGAACCTCAAGGTGAAGGGCAAGCGCAGCTTCAAGGCGTCCTCGCTGGTCGGGCGGGGCAGCGGTGAGGCGTACCAGATGGCCTTCTCGGGCCAGGGCATCGTCGTCGTACAGCCGAGCGAGGACAGTACCGACCGCCTGCGGATCCGGAACTGA
- a CDS encoding TerD family protein, which translates to MAREFQRGHKAKISDLTPGTDLYVGVQIAAPGLTFDISCFGLDANEQLSDDRYFIFFNQPKSPEESIQLLGAQAGDTESFRVTLDRIPANIHRLSFTATIDGAGQMSNVGPGYIRIVAGGEEVVRYAFNGSEFTTERAVMLGDFYLKDVWRFTAVGQGFDGGLDALLKNFGGEVAEEQPAAQQPQGAAPSFAPPAQATAPPAFGAPAAPQAPQAPQVPQPAPSFGAPAAQAPAPAPAPQQPNPQMHAAPTIAAPMTPYGQPPQYGQVPGQAPGQMPGQVPPGAPSPYGQPAPSPYGQQAPGVPQSVPQGAPATGAGLQAALQPYRETPTGQRWTPQNQQLMRVDLTMGGTPVLARQGSMVMYQGKVDFSYKGAGFAGRIVGNATGQEMQLMRCSGRGQVFLAENGSHLHSIELQGDGICVSAENVLAFDESLQHEIRRIEGHGIPGGALFTMQFQGTGTVVVKTHGVPVVLPVTPTTFADCNAVVAWSSASQVILSSQVRLRRNAYPGHSGETVNLQFRGAPGNFIVVQPYEV; encoded by the coding sequence ATGGCCAGGGAATTCCAACGCGGCCACAAGGCCAAGATCAGTGATCTCACGCCGGGAACGGATCTGTACGTAGGTGTGCAGATCGCCGCTCCTGGGCTGACCTTCGACATCAGCTGTTTCGGACTCGACGCCAACGAGCAGCTCTCGGACGACCGGTACTTCATCTTCTTCAACCAGCCGAAGTCGCCCGAGGAGTCCATTCAGCTGCTCGGCGCGCAGGCCGGTGACACCGAGTCCTTCCGCGTCACTCTCGACCGCATTCCGGCGAACATCCACAGGCTCTCGTTCACCGCGACGATCGACGGCGCGGGGCAGATGTCGAACGTCGGCCCCGGCTACATCCGCATCGTCGCGGGCGGCGAAGAGGTCGTCCGGTACGCCTTCAACGGCTCGGAGTTCACCACCGAGCGCGCCGTGATGCTCGGCGACTTCTACCTCAAGGACGTGTGGCGCTTCACCGCCGTCGGCCAGGGCTTCGACGGCGGACTCGACGCGCTGCTCAAGAACTTCGGCGGCGAGGTCGCCGAGGAGCAACCGGCCGCGCAGCAGCCGCAGGGCGCCGCGCCGTCGTTCGCACCGCCCGCGCAGGCCACCGCGCCCCCGGCGTTCGGCGCACCTGCCGCACCGCAGGCACCGCAGGCGCCCCAAGTGCCGCAGCCCGCGCCCTCCTTCGGCGCACCGGCCGCCCAGGCCCCGGCACCGGCCCCCGCCCCTCAGCAGCCGAACCCGCAGATGCACGCCGCGCCCACCATCGCGGCTCCCATGACCCCGTACGGACAGCCGCCTCAGTACGGCCAGGTGCCGGGCCAAGCTCCTGGCCAGATGCCTGGCCAGGTCCCGCCGGGTGCGCCTTCGCCGTACGGACAGCCGGCACCGTCCCCTTACGGACAGCAGGCTCCGGGCGTCCCGCAAAGTGTTCCCCAGGGAGCCCCGGCGACCGGCGCCGGTCTCCAGGCCGCCCTGCAGCCCTACCGAGAGACCCCCACCGGCCAGCGCTGGACCCCGCAGAACCAGCAGCTCATGCGGGTCGACCTGACCATGGGTGGCACGCCCGTCCTCGCCCGCCAGGGCAGCATGGTGATGTACCAGGGCAAGGTCGACTTCAGCTACAAGGGCGCCGGCTTCGCCGGGCGCATCGTCGGCAATGCGACCGGCCAGGAGATGCAGCTGATGCGCTGCAGCGGCCGCGGCCAGGTCTTCCTCGCCGAGAACGGATCGCATCTGCACTCCATCGAGCTGCAGGGTGACGGCATCTGCGTCTCCGCGGAGAACGTCCTCGCGTTCGACGAGTCGTTGCAGCACGAGATCCGCAGGATCGAGGGCCACGGCATCCCCGGCGGCGCCCTGTTCACCATGCAGTTCCAGGGCACCGGCACGGTCGTCGTGAAGACCCACGGTGTCCCCGTGGTCCTCCCGGTCACACCGACCACCTTCGCCGACTGCAATGCCGTCGTCGCCTGGTCGTCCGCGTCCCAGGTGATCCTCTCCAGCCAGGTCCGGCTGCGGCGCAACGCGTACCCGGGGCACAGCGGAGAGACCGTCAACCTCCAGTTCCGGGGCGCCCCCGGCAACTTCATCGTCGTCCAGCCGTACGAGGTCTGA
- a CDS encoding M48 family metallopeptidase, whose product MSVDQSPRFAGETPPPRLVGEGPPHSAGSQQRSATNRPPRGSATSAVEVRRSARRSRTVSAYREGDRTIVLIPARMSEAEEQRWVSVMLDKLAAQESKRILGDTELAERAERLSAQYFDERARPTSVRWVTNQNTRWGSCTPAEGSIRLSHRLQGMPEYVVDYVLVHELAHLLVPGHGPRFWRLLEAYPRTERARGYLEGVVAADRLPHLPAARGE is encoded by the coding sequence GTGTCCGTCGACCAGTCCCCTCGCTTCGCTGGGGAGACCCCACCCCCTCGCCTTGTCGGAGAGGGCCCACCGCACAGCGCCGGAAGTCAACAGCGCAGCGCGACAAACCGACCGCCTCGCGGATCGGCGACGAGCGCGGTCGAGGTCCGCAGGAGCGCCCGGCGCAGCAGAACGGTCTCGGCCTATCGGGAGGGCGACCGGACCATCGTGCTCATCCCCGCCCGGATGTCGGAGGCGGAGGAGCAGCGCTGGGTCAGCGTGATGCTCGACAAACTCGCCGCCCAGGAGAGCAAGCGCATCCTCGGCGACACCGAACTGGCCGAGCGCGCCGAGCGCTTGTCCGCCCAGTACTTCGACGAACGCGCAAGACCGACATCCGTGAGATGGGTGACGAATCAGAACACCCGCTGGGGCTCGTGCACCCCGGCCGAGGGCAGTATCCGCCTCTCGCACCGCCTGCAGGGGATGCCCGAGTACGTCGTTGACTATGTGCTCGTCCATGAGCTTGCCCATCTCCTCGTGCCGGGGCACGGGCCGCGGTTCTGGCGGCTCCTCGAGGCGTATCCCCGCACCGAGCGGGCGCGGGGCTATCTCGAGGGCGTCGTCGCCGCCGACCGGCTGCCGCATTTGCCCGCAGCGCGCGGAGAGTAA
- a CDS encoding ThiF family adenylyltransferase, with product MHPMVKPALRRAWRERQTVQFGVTPAHAVMVGPVDTATGALLELLDGTRGLPLLREEARAIGLPDGQVDALVKRLTSAGLLDDPTAGGPAADALRNRAGALDRLRPDLASLSVVHPEPGGGTARLTARRAMRVQVRGAGRVGATVAAVLSASGLGRVEVLDGGCTEPWDVAPGGLPPEAVGERRDAAARQLVRRCAPDRPPRAAESAGPGTGEPGLSLVVVAPRDGLAAYAPDPAAAEGWIATGTPHLYAGVVEGTGVVGPLVLPGGTACAGCLELGRADRDPGRPRLLAQWRSGRRRSAVPACDVALATAVAGLTAAHALSFLDGELPASTGARWEASLPLLEWQSESITPQLDCVCSAYGKSEREHTSGFGPLHETMAG from the coding sequence ATGCATCCGATGGTGAAGCCTGCCCTCAGGCGGGCATGGCGGGAGCGGCAGACCGTGCAGTTCGGGGTTACTCCCGCGCACGCGGTGATGGTCGGCCCGGTGGACACGGCGACCGGCGCCCTGCTCGAGCTGCTGGACGGGACCAGGGGGCTGCCGCTGCTGCGTGAGGAGGCGCGGGCGATAGGGCTGCCGGACGGACAAGTGGACGCTCTGGTGAAGCGGTTGACGTCGGCCGGTCTGCTCGACGATCCGACGGCAGGCGGTCCTGCGGCCGATGCGTTACGGAATCGGGCCGGTGCTCTCGACCGGCTGCGCCCCGATCTGGCGTCGCTCTCCGTCGTCCATCCGGAACCGGGCGGCGGGACGGCGCGCCTGACGGCCCGGCGGGCGATGCGCGTCCAGGTCCGGGGCGCGGGCCGGGTGGGCGCGACGGTCGCCGCGGTGCTGTCCGCCTCCGGGCTGGGCCGGGTCGAGGTGCTGGACGGCGGGTGTACGGAGCCGTGGGATGTGGCGCCCGGCGGGCTGCCGCCGGAGGCGGTCGGTGAGCGGCGCGACGCGGCGGCCCGACAGCTGGTGCGGCGGTGCGCGCCCGACCGCCCGCCGCGCGCGGCCGAGTCGGCGGGTCCGGGCACGGGCGAGCCCGGCCTTTCCCTGGTCGTGGTGGCGCCGCGGGACGGGCTGGCGGCCTATGCGCCCGACCCGGCAGCGGCCGAGGGCTGGATCGCCACCGGGACACCCCATCTGTACGCGGGAGTTGTGGAAGGGACCGGAGTGGTGGGCCCGCTGGTGCTGCCCGGGGGCACGGCCTGCGCCGGCTGTCTGGAGCTGGGCCGGGCGGACCGCGACCCGGGCAGGCCCAGGCTGCTCGCGCAGTGGCGCTCGGGCCGCCGTCGCAGCGCGGTGCCGGCCTGCGATGTCGCCCTGGCCACGGCTGTGGCGGGGTTGACCGCGGCGCATGCGCTGTCGTTCCTCGACGGGGAGCTGCCCGCGAGTACGGGAGCGCGATGGGAGGCGTCACTGCCGCTGCTGGAGTGGCAGTCGGAGAGCATCACGCCGCAACTCGACTGTGTCTGCAGCGCGTATGGGAAGAGTGAGAGGGAGCACACCTCAGGGTTCGGGCCGCTGCACGAGACAATGGCCGGGTAA
- a CDS encoding AarF/ABC1/UbiB kinase family protein, translating to MSDLPRKAVTRTAKLAALPLGFAGRATWGLGKRIGGKSAEIVARELQQRTAEQLFKVLGELKGGAMKFGQAMSVFESALPEEIAGPYRAALTKLQDAAPPMPTRTVHTVLEERLGAQWRELFLNFEDKPSAAASIGQVHRAVWHDGREVAVKVQYPGAGEALLSDLTQLSRFARLLGPLIPGMDIKPLIAELRDRVSEELDYELEGQAQREHAAEFADDPDVLVPDVVHQCDQVLVTEWIDGIPLAEVIADGTDEQRDRAGQLLARFLFSGPARTGLLHADPHPGNFRLLPEEDGEGWRLGVLDFGTVDRLPGGLPPTIGECLRMTLEGEAEGVYELLRQEGFVKKTIELDPDAVLEYLVPIIEPAEAEEFTFTRSWMRTQAARIADIRSPAHQLGKQLNLPPSYLLIHRVTLSTIGVLCQLNATVRLRDELESWVPGFLLEDEEDVRAVEAQA from the coding sequence ATGTCTGATCTTCCCCGGAAGGCGGTCACCCGGACCGCCAAGTTGGCCGCACTGCCACTGGGCTTCGCCGGGCGTGCCACTTGGGGTCTGGGCAAGCGGATCGGCGGGAAGTCCGCGGAGATCGTGGCCAGGGAACTGCAACAGCGCACGGCGGAGCAGCTGTTCAAGGTGCTCGGCGAGCTCAAGGGCGGTGCCATGAAGTTCGGGCAGGCCATGTCCGTCTTCGAGTCGGCGCTCCCCGAGGAGATCGCGGGCCCCTACCGCGCGGCCCTCACCAAGCTCCAGGACGCGGCACCCCCGATGCCGACGCGTACGGTCCACACGGTCCTGGAGGAGCGGCTGGGTGCTCAGTGGCGGGAGCTGTTCCTCAATTTCGAGGACAAGCCGTCGGCCGCCGCATCCATCGGCCAGGTGCACCGGGCGGTGTGGCACGACGGGCGCGAGGTCGCGGTGAAGGTGCAGTACCCGGGGGCGGGGGAGGCGTTGTTGTCCGATCTGACGCAGCTCAGCCGCTTCGCCCGGCTGCTGGGTCCGCTGATCCCGGGCATGGACATCAAGCCGCTGATCGCCGAGCTCCGTGACCGGGTGTCGGAGGAGCTGGACTATGAGCTGGAGGGACAGGCACAGCGGGAGCATGCGGCGGAGTTCGCGGACGATCCGGATGTGCTGGTGCCGGATGTGGTGCACCAGTGCGACCAGGTGCTGGTGACCGAGTGGATCGACGGGATCCCGCTGGCCGAGGTGATCGCCGACGGCACGGACGAGCAGCGGGACCGGGCGGGCCAGCTGCTGGCCCGCTTCCTCTTCTCGGGCCCGGCCCGCACGGGGCTGCTGCACGCGGATCCGCACCCGGGAAACTTCCGGCTGCTCCCGGAGGAGGACGGCGAAGGCTGGCGGCTCGGAGTGCTGGACTTCGGCACGGTGGACCGACTGCCCGGCGGGCTGCCGCCGACCATCGGCGAGTGTCTGCGGATGACGCTGGAGGGCGAGGCCGAAGGGGTCTACGAGCTGCTGCGCCAGGAAGGCTTCGTCAAGAAGACCATAGAGCTCGACCCGGACGCAGTGCTCGAGTATCTGGTGCCGATCATCGAGCCGGCGGAGGCGGAGGAGTTCACCTTCACCCGGAGCTGGATGCGCACCCAGGCGGCCCGGATCGCGGATATCCGCTCCCCCGCGCATCAGCTGGGAAAGCAGCTCAATCTGCCGCCCTCGTATCTGCTGATCCACCGGGTGACGCTGAGCACGATCGGCGTGCTGTGCCAGCTGAACGCGACGGTGCGGCTGCGGGACGAACTCGAGTCGTGGGTGCCCGGTTTCCTGCTGGAGGACGAGGAGGACGTCAGGGCGGTCGAGGCTCAGGCCTGA
- a CDS encoding WhiB family transcriptional regulator, whose translation MQLEAHAPSVPPSETIPPPAHTEDSTLTPLTALTALDDAIENLGVPVPCRSYDPEVFFAESPADVEYAKSLCRTCPLMEACLAGAKERREPWGVWGGELFIQGVVVARKRPRGRPRKNPVAA comes from the coding sequence GTGCAACTCGAAGCGCACGCCCCGTCCGTACCGCCTTCCGAGACGATCCCCCCGCCCGCCCACACGGAGGACTCCACCTTGACTCCGCTCACTGCGCTCACCGCGCTCGACGACGCCATCGAGAACCTCGGCGTACCCGTCCCCTGCCGTTCCTACGACCCGGAGGTCTTCTTCGCCGAGTCGCCGGCCGACGTCGAGTACGCCAAGTCCCTCTGCCGTACCTGCCCGCTGATGGAGGCCTGCCTTGCGGGCGCCAAGGAGCGGCGTGAGCCGTGGGGCGTCTGGGGCGGAGAGCTCTTCATCCAGGGCGTGGTCGTCGCCCGCAAGCGGCCGCGTGGTCGCCCGCGCAAGAACCCGGTCGCGGCATGA